The following proteins are encoded in a genomic region of Desulfuribacillus stibiiarsenatis:
- a CDS encoding GDP-mannose 4,6-dehydratase: MRVLVTGGAGFIGRWVVKRLLEDQHEVWALDDLSNGRKENLDEFKVQPNFKDFIIGDIQSQELLGNLFNEIAFDICYHLGASINVQDSIDDPMTTFNNDTIGTFYVLEECKKHKVKMVFMSTCMVYDRCMDETGITEQHPIKPASPYAGAKIAAENMVLSYYYAYQLPVVVIRPFNTYGPFQKTGGEGGVVAIFIKNKLAGLNLNIYGDGTQTRDLLYVEDCARFVVEAGYNDNVNGQIVNAGLGRDISVNELAKLVLEKETEYSRIQHVTHIHPQSEIQKLLCNYNKAKELLNWEPKISLEEGIKRTEEWIKNSHLI; this comes from the coding sequence ATGAGGGTATTAGTTACTGGCGGAGCTGGTTTTATTGGTCGGTGGGTGGTTAAGAGGTTACTAGAAGATCAGCACGAAGTATGGGCTTTAGACGATTTATCGAATGGCCGCAAAGAAAATCTTGATGAATTTAAGGTTCAACCTAACTTTAAAGATTTTATTATAGGTGATATTCAGAGTCAGGAATTATTAGGCAATTTATTTAACGAAATAGCATTTGATATATGCTATCATCTTGGGGCTTCCATCAACGTACAAGACTCGATTGATGATCCGATGACTACATTTAACAATGATACAATCGGAACATTTTATGTCTTAGAAGAATGCAAAAAGCATAAGGTAAAGATGGTGTTTATGAGTACTTGTATGGTTTATGATCGGTGTATGGATGAAACGGGAATTACAGAACAGCACCCAATTAAACCAGCTTCACCTTACGCAGGAGCGAAAATAGCCGCTGAAAATATGGTGTTATCATACTACTATGCGTATCAACTACCTGTTGTTGTAATTCGTCCTTTTAATACTTATGGACCTTTCCAGAAAACTGGTGGTGAAGGTGGTGTTGTAGCAATCTTTATCAAAAATAAACTAGCAGGATTGAATTTAAATATTTATGGTGATGGAACACAAACAAGAGATTTATTATATGTAGAAGATTGTGCAAGATTCGTTGTTGAGGCAGGATATAATGATAATGTAAACGGTCAAATTGTAAATGCTGGTCTTGGTAGAGATATTAGTGTAAATGAGCTAGCGAAATTAGTCCTAGAAAAAGAGACGGAATATTCGCGAATTCAACACGTAACTCACATTCATCCACAAAGTGAAATCCAAAAACTTTTGTGTAATTATAATAAAGCTAAAGAATTGCTTAATTGGGAACCAAAGATATCTCTTGAAGAAGGTATTAAAAGAACTGAGGAATGGATCAAGAATAGTCACCTGATATAA
- the pseC gene encoding UDP-4-amino-4,6-dideoxy-N-acetyl-beta-L-altrosamine transaminase, which translates to MNNNNLAIMGGQPVRNEYLPYGQQWLDDHDIQAVIETLKSPYLTQGPKIAEFEEKVANYVGANYAVAFCNGTAGLHAACYAAGVSEGDEVITTPITFVASANCVRYLGANPVFVDINNSTYNIDPEKIEDKITSKTKAIIPVDFTGQPADIKRIKEIADKYKLVVIQDAAHSLGATYDHEYLNMEEGNSCKVGAIADMTMFSFHPVKHITTGEGGMIVTNSEVYAKKLRSFRSHGITSDRSIMLEDHGPWYYEMLELGYNYRMTDIQASLGISQLNKLDAYIKIRRNYANIYNQAFQGLSGIIIPYQLNGTHSSWHLYSLRFELQKFTANRRQIFDALRAENIGVHVHYIPVHLQPYYRERGYGKGLCPIAEQWYEEIITLPLFPKMTMGDIESVIEAVNKVYYAYKK; encoded by the coding sequence ATGAATAATAATAATTTGGCAATCATGGGTGGTCAACCTGTTAGAAACGAATACTTGCCATATGGACAACAGTGGTTGGATGATCATGATATTCAAGCAGTTATTGAAACGCTTAAGAGCCCTTATTTAACGCAAGGACCGAAGATTGCAGAATTCGAAGAAAAGGTTGCTAACTATGTAGGTGCGAATTATGCAGTTGCCTTTTGCAATGGGACAGCAGGACTTCATGCAGCTTGCTATGCTGCAGGAGTTAGTGAAGGGGACGAAGTAATCACAACACCGATTACTTTTGTAGCTAGTGCTAATTGTGTCAGGTATTTGGGTGCTAACCCTGTCTTTGTAGATATTAATAATTCTACATACAATATTGATCCAGAGAAAATAGAAGATAAAATAACGTCGAAAACAAAGGCAATTATACCTGTTGATTTTACTGGTCAGCCTGCAGATATTAAACGTATTAAAGAAATAGCGGACAAGTACAAATTGGTTGTTATACAAGATGCAGCTCATTCTTTAGGAGCAACTTATGATCACGAATATCTGAACATGGAAGAAGGAAATAGTTGTAAAGTTGGAGCCATAGCTGATATGACTATGTTTAGCTTTCATCCTGTAAAGCACATTACAACTGGTGAAGGTGGAATGATAGTCACGAATTCTGAAGTGTACGCTAAGAAATTACGTAGTTTTAGATCACATGGTATAACAAGTGATCGATCCATCATGCTTGAAGATCACGGCCCTTGGTATTATGAAATGTTGGAACTCGGCTATAATTACCGCATGACTGATATTCAAGCATCTTTAGGCATATCACAGTTAAATAAACTTGACGCATACATAAAGATTAGAAGAAATTATGCTAATATATATAATCAAGCATTTCAAGGGTTGAGCGGAATCATCATTCCATACCAACTCAATGGAACACATTCAAGTTGGCACTTATATAGCTTGCGCTTTGAATTACAAAAATTCACGGCGAATCGAAGGCAAATATTTGATGCCTTGCGTGCCGAAAATATCGGTGTCCATGTTCACTATATACCTGTACATCTTCAGCCGTATTATAGAGAACGGGGATATGGTAAAGGACTATGTCCAATTGCAGAACAGTGGTACGAAGAAATAATAACTTTACCTTTGTTTCCTAAAATGACAATGGGAGATATTGAGTCAGTCATCGAAGCGGTTAATAAAGTATATTATGCTTATAAAAAATAG
- a CDS encoding GNAT family N-acetyltransferase, which produces MKISNLSTKDKNAIFHLIQILNDHDQFDYSLTDEWFAVVLNECKDHIFVAYVDNQLIGLATCMIDAAGRQSAQINVMIHPQYRRRGYGKSLFDVLIAHAHRQGVIRVEAFVKERFPYIVKFLMDRGFTTVLQSWKMEKIIGESATININGGFLGKCEFRKAREEDDRYYLAMMKSCFELNVEQDNFHQMLKDSSIEVFLLFAHQELCGMISLQSRDNLQMGYIFDVAVAPEHRGKGIGSHLISRVLDHMKRNCLMKATLIVDGTNENALSLYKRLGFEITDVDVLLEKYIRI; this is translated from the coding sequence ATGAAGATTAGTAATTTATCGACAAAGGATAAAAATGCGATTTTCCATCTCATACAGATTTTGAACGATCACGATCAATTCGATTATTCTTTGACGGATGAGTGGTTTGCAGTAGTGTTGAACGAATGTAAGGATCATATATTCGTTGCTTATGTAGACAACCAATTAATCGGATTAGCAACATGTATGATAGATGCTGCTGGGAGACAATCTGCGCAAATCAATGTCATGATTCACCCACAATATAGAAGAAGAGGCTATGGAAAGTCGTTGTTTGATGTCTTAATTGCTCATGCTCATAGGCAAGGTGTTATCCGTGTCGAAGCTTTTGTAAAAGAACGATTCCCTTATATTGTCAAGTTTCTAATGGATAGGGGATTTACTACCGTGCTGCAGTCCTGGAAAATGGAAAAAATAATTGGAGAATCAGCAACGATTAATATCAACGGTGGTTTTCTTGGCAAGTGTGAGTTTCGAAAGGCACGGGAAGAAGATGATAGATATTATCTAGCTATGATGAAAAGCTGTTTTGAGTTAAATGTAGAACAGGACAATTTTCATCAAATGCTGAAAGATTCCTCCATTGAAGTCTTTCTACTCTTTGCGCATCAAGAGCTATGCGGTATGATTTCACTCCAGTCGCGTGATAATCTTCAAATGGGGTATATCTTTGATGTAGCAGTCGCGCCTGAGCATCGTGGGAAAGGTATTGGTAGCCATCTGATTTCAAGAGTGCTTGACCATATGAAAAGGAACTGTTTGATGAAAGCAACCCTGATAGTTGACGGAACGAATGAAAATGCATTATCATTATATAAACGGTTAGGTTTTGAAATCACTGATGTGGATGTATTACTAGAAAAGTATATTAGAATATAG
- a CDS encoding YjfB family protein, with product MDVSAMALSLSHMKLSQQGNVTMLKMAMDTAKGQTEDISQIVAQSMKSLDETTKAMEQSVFPYLGKNIDVYL from the coding sequence ATGGATGTTTCAGCAATGGCACTTTCATTGAGCCACATGAAATTAAGTCAGCAAGGAAATGTTACTATGCTTAAGATGGCAATGGATACAGCAAAAGGGCAAACAGAGGATATATCCCAAATAGTAGCACAAAGCATGAAAAGCTTGGATGAAACAACAAAAGCTATGGAACAATCTGTATTTCCTTATCTAGGGAAAAATATCGACGTTTATTTATAG
- a CDS encoding helix-turn-helix domain-containing protein, with product MDLKDFGAYIKKLRVLSGFKSQRQLALEAGVSPATLSRVEAGVQHINPITLKKMSRHLKNVTYQELMTAAGYIEYDTPGPIALKVKENQESIYSGEYQFITEQEMALLTEFKKYPAFYRDIKINPKVNIRRLSKIWEAFKNST from the coding sequence TTGGACCTTAAAGATTTCGGAGCATACATAAAAAAATTGAGGGTGTTAAGTGGATTTAAAAGTCAACGTCAGTTGGCTTTGGAGGCGGGTGTTTCACCTGCTACTCTTTCTAGAGTAGAGGCTGGGGTGCAACATATCAATCCCATTACATTAAAAAAAATGTCTCGGCATCTCAAAAACGTTACTTATCAAGAGTTAATGACGGCCGCTGGATATATAGAATATGATACACCAGGACCAATTGCGTTAAAAGTAAAGGAAAATCAAGAATCTATATACAGTGGTGAGTACCAGTTCATCACTGAACAGGAAATGGCACTACTGACCGAATTCAAAAAATATCCTGCATTCTATAGGGATATTAAAATAAATCCTAAAGTTAATATAAGGCGATTATCAAAAATATGGGAAGCTTTTAAGAATAGTACTTGA
- a CDS encoding CBS domain-containing protein, whose translation MQVILSHLNIDFDGLASIIAAKKLYPKAKMVLPEKLSISVKQYLAIYKDSFDFHAPKQIDWKSVTHVIMVDIANLDRVGNFSDDLRRSDVLFTVYDHHQPAENDVKADSGKIESIGATVTMLVEEIQEKNISMNAFEATLMALGLYMDTGSFRYIGTTARDLLAAGYLVNQGANLAVISQYEDKPLGVEQQKLLNILMQSGTEFPFQGVDVMLATHRQKSYLGGLSLIASKMMDVTGVQALILIIEMGNKVFIVGRSSSDRIDVLPVINALGGGGHSKAASATIKDGSHEDIVEIVKSNLAAIVKPAVTARDMMSSPVKTISPDTSIEDSARMMLRYGHTGFPVVDVDKLVGIISRRDLDKATHHGLGHAPVKGFMSKEVRTIEPNLSVEEIQNIMIEENVGRLPVVEDDKLIGIVSRTNVVEYLHGRRNNNFILDESALKPLERKLKDRMKKQMELPIYQLLLHIGEKADEIGVNAYIIGGVVRDLVIGYPNEDIDIVIEGDGIQFANLLAEQYGGTVRGHEKFGTATWKLPNECLLETMCRPGLKIDITTARREYYDYPAALPNVERSTLREDLFRRDFTINAMAIQINKKNFGMLIDYFHGSKDIKEKKIKVLYNLSFVEDPTRILRAVRFEKRFGYAMDKQTRDLAINSVDKISSVSEVRISNELRMLFNEQHPIESIQRLSELGAWEYIIGEGVITKDKIHQLQTFKDLCYAYHTKKIANSIFRSHNSRDSRAWIGYFVILFHELDNGHERLVKYALNNEDLEVVDQFVVLLNHQELLDAIRAEIPTMGMLHKFLKEYRYESIVIMIALLDHLSERLSERIIEYLMKREQIPQYINGETLKVMGLKPSPMYAKLFSDLELACIDGNIKSKEDALRWVEQYIKKQ comes from the coding sequence ATGCAGGTAATCTTATCCCACTTGAACATAGATTTTGACGGTTTAGCCTCCATAATAGCGGCAAAAAAACTCTATCCGAAAGCGAAAATGGTTTTGCCGGAGAAGCTATCGATTTCTGTAAAGCAATACTTAGCAATCTATAAGGATTCATTTGATTTTCACGCTCCTAAGCAAATTGATTGGAAATCAGTTACACATGTCATAATGGTTGATATAGCGAATTTAGATCGAGTAGGGAATTTTAGCGACGATCTAAGACGAAGCGATGTATTGTTCACGGTTTATGATCACCATCAACCAGCGGAGAACGATGTAAAAGCAGACTCTGGGAAGATTGAATCGATTGGTGCAACAGTAACAATGTTAGTAGAAGAAATTCAAGAAAAGAACATATCTATGAATGCTTTTGAAGCGACTTTAATGGCTTTAGGATTATACATGGATACTGGTTCGTTCCGCTACATAGGGACAACGGCAAGAGATTTACTAGCGGCTGGTTACCTCGTCAACCAAGGGGCAAATTTAGCTGTTATTTCACAGTATGAAGATAAACCTCTAGGTGTTGAGCAGCAAAAGTTATTAAACATTCTTATGCAGAGTGGAACGGAGTTTCCTTTTCAAGGTGTGGATGTGATGCTAGCTACCCATAGGCAAAAAAGTTACCTCGGTGGACTCTCTCTCATCGCAAGTAAGATGATGGATGTTACAGGTGTGCAGGCACTCATACTTATTATTGAAATGGGTAACAAAGTGTTCATTGTTGGTCGCTCCAGTTCTGATCGTATCGATGTGTTGCCTGTAATTAACGCTTTAGGTGGCGGTGGGCATTCAAAAGCTGCTTCAGCAACTATAAAAGATGGTAGTCATGAAGACATAGTAGAAATCGTAAAGTCGAATCTAGCTGCGATTGTAAAACCAGCCGTTACTGCAAGAGATATGATGTCTAGCCCTGTAAAGACAATTTCCCCGGATACAAGTATTGAAGATTCAGCTAGGATGATGCTACGTTACGGACACACTGGGTTCCCAGTTGTAGATGTTGACAAATTGGTAGGTATAATCTCGCGAAGAGATTTAGATAAAGCAACGCATCATGGTTTAGGACATGCTCCTGTAAAAGGGTTTATGAGTAAAGAAGTTCGGACGATTGAACCGAATTTATCTGTAGAAGAGATTCAAAATATCATGATTGAAGAAAATGTAGGTCGCTTACCAGTAGTGGAAGATGACAAGCTCATTGGTATTGTGTCGCGGACAAATGTAGTGGAATACCTGCATGGACGGAGAAATAATAATTTTATTTTAGATGAATCTGCGTTAAAGCCATTAGAACGTAAGTTGAAAGATAGAATGAAAAAGCAAATGGAGCTACCGATCTACCAGCTACTTTTACATATAGGAGAAAAAGCAGATGAGATAGGAGTTAATGCCTACATTATTGGTGGTGTAGTGCGAGACCTTGTAATTGGCTATCCGAACGAGGATATCGATATCGTGATAGAAGGGGATGGAATTCAATTTGCCAATCTTCTTGCTGAGCAATATGGTGGAACTGTCAGAGGTCATGAGAAATTCGGTACTGCTACATGGAAACTACCGAATGAATGTCTATTAGAGACTATGTGTAGACCAGGATTGAAAATCGATATTACTACTGCACGTAGAGAATATTATGATTATCCGGCAGCTCTACCTAATGTGGAAAGGTCAACACTGCGTGAAGATTTATTCAGACGTGATTTTACTATTAATGCAATGGCAATCCAGATTAATAAAAAGAATTTTGGCATGCTAATCGATTATTTTCATGGTAGTAAAGATATTAAAGAGAAAAAAATAAAGGTATTATACAATCTAAGTTTTGTAGAAGACCCGACAAGAATTCTAAGAGCAGTGCGTTTTGAGAAACGTTTTGGGTATGCGATGGACAAGCAAACAAGAGACCTTGCTATTAATTCCGTTGATAAGATATCTTCTGTTTCTGAAGTAAGAATTTCTAACGAACTTCGGATGCTATTCAATGAACAGCACCCAATCGAATCAATTCAACGCTTATCTGAATTAGGTGCTTGGGAGTATATCATCGGGGAAGGCGTTATTACGAAAGATAAAATACATCAATTACAAACATTTAAAGATCTTTGCTATGCATACCATACCAAGAAAATAGCGAACAGTATCTTCAGGTCTCACAACAGTAGAGATAGTAGAGCATGGATTGGCTATTTCGTTATTCTTTTTCATGAATTAGATAATGGTCATGAACGGCTTGTAAAGTACGCTTTGAATAATGAGGATTTAGAGGTTGTTGACCAATTTGTCGTACTGCTAAATCATCAGGAATTACTCGATGCTATCCGTGCAGAAATTCCTACTATGGGAATGTTACATAAGTTTTTAAAAGAATATCGCTATGAATCAATCGTAATCATGATAGCTCTACTGGATCATTTATCTGAGCGCTTAAGTGAACGTATTATAGAATATTTAATGAAAAGAGAGCAGATTCCTCAGTATATTAATGGTGAAACATTAAAGGTGATGGGTCTTAAGCCAAGCCCAATGTATGCAAAGCTATTCTCAGACTTAGAACTAGCATGCATCGATGGGAACATTAAAAGTAAAGAGGATGCTTTACGATGGGTAGAGCAATATATTAAGAAACAATAA
- a CDS encoding flagellar hook-associated protein 2, translating into MTSPIRFGGIASGLDTESMIKQLMRAERFPLDRMFQKKRITEWQQEEYRSINTKMLDFRTSASNIRLQGTFLARKVTSTNEAAVSAKSTGASSNFTSQIEVTQLAKAGFRNSAEDIAITDTKSKTALADYAGDKFSINGREFTVRADESVEDLLKRINDAKIGVSAFYDSTTKKVSISSHTPGANKLQITDTDGFLTNQLKLTDGFAGQDALFKLNGLETSRDSNTFTINNVEYTLKAEGTSTISSSTDTDKIMDTIKDYITKYNDLITSTQEKLTEKKYRSYPPLTDEQKKDMTDKEIELWEEKARSGLLRGDSLLTNMLSDLRTMMSDQVKGLGAGKISSLFDIGIKSNNYQERGLLHIDENKLREALETKPDEVIALFTAQSENVSEKGIGTRVYDSLNIAIDRVTQKAGRANMSTDNSFMSKELRRFDSQMELFEKRLTEKEERYWKQFTAMEKALQELNSQGDWLMAQLSQPTR; encoded by the coding sequence ATGACGAGTCCAATTCGATTTGGCGGGATTGCCAGTGGTTTAGATACTGAGAGTATGATTAAACAGTTAATGCGTGCGGAACGTTTTCCGTTGGATCGCATGTTCCAAAAAAAGAGAATTACAGAATGGCAGCAAGAGGAATATCGAAGTATAAATACTAAAATGCTAGATTTCAGGACTTCTGCTTCTAATATAAGATTACAAGGTACATTTCTTGCGCGCAAAGTTACTTCAACTAACGAAGCGGCTGTTAGCGCTAAATCTACAGGTGCATCTAGTAACTTTACGTCACAAATTGAAGTTACTCAACTAGCAAAGGCTGGATTCCGTAACAGTGCTGAAGATATTGCTATTACTGACACAAAGAGTAAAACAGCTTTAGCAGACTATGCTGGAGATAAATTTTCAATTAACGGAAGAGAATTCACAGTGCGGGCAGATGAATCGGTCGAAGATTTATTGAAGCGTATTAACGATGCGAAAATTGGTGTGTCTGCTTTCTATGATAGCACAACGAAGAAAGTATCAATTTCCTCACATACACCTGGTGCAAATAAATTGCAAATCACTGATACCGACGGATTCTTAACTAATCAACTAAAGTTAACTGACGGCTTTGCAGGTCAAGATGCTCTATTTAAATTAAATGGACTAGAGACTAGTCGAGACTCTAATACGTTTACTATCAACAATGTAGAATACACATTAAAAGCAGAAGGAACATCTACCATTTCTTCTTCTACCGATACAGATAAAATTATGGATACAATTAAAGATTACATTACCAAATATAATGATTTAATTACTAGTACCCAAGAAAAATTGACAGAAAAGAAGTATCGAAGCTACCCTCCTCTAACAGATGAGCAAAAGAAAGATATGACGGATAAGGAAATAGAGTTATGGGAAGAAAAAGCTCGTAGTGGTTTGTTGAGAGGCGACTCTTTATTAACGAATATGCTGTCAGATCTTCGTACAATGATGTCAGACCAAGTTAAAGGTTTGGGAGCGGGAAAGATTTCTAGCTTATTTGATATCGGTATTAAGTCAAACAATTACCAAGAACGAGGACTGCTTCATATTGATGAGAATAAACTTAGAGAAGCATTAGAAACAAAACCTGACGAAGTCATCGCACTTTTTACAGCACAAAGTGAAAATGTAAGCGAAAAAGGAATTGGTACAAGGGTTTATGATTCATTAAATATAGCGATAGACCGTGTTACGCAAAAAGCTGGTCGAGCAAATATGTCTACAGATAATAGTTTTATGTCAAAGGAATTAAGACGTTTTGATAGTCAGATGGAGCTATTTGAAAAACGTTTAACAGAAAAGGAAGAGCGTTATTGGAAGCAATTCACTGCTATGGAGAAAGCATTACAAGAACTTAACTCTCAGGGAGATTGGTTGATGGCTCAGCTTAGCCAACCGACGAGATAA
- a CDS encoding flagellar protein FlaG — MGFDGISSVRSNPAHSSPPKTINILNHMRSEQREQDKQKNVSKTAEAQGNSTNMQQQVNEEDLIKAIEKANESFKGKNARFEYSIHEETKKIMVKIVNPTNDEVIKEIPSEKILDMVAKIWEMSGLLVDEKR, encoded by the coding sequence ATGGGATTTGACGGAATATCATCTGTTAGAAGTAACCCAGCACATTCTAGTCCACCAAAGACAATCAATATCTTAAACCATATGCGATCGGAGCAACGAGAACAAGATAAGCAAAAAAATGTTTCCAAAACAGCAGAGGCTCAAGGAAATAGTACAAATATGCAACAACAAGTAAATGAAGAGGATTTAATTAAAGCCATTGAAAAAGCCAATGAAAGCTTTAAAGGGAAAAATGCTAGATTTGAATACTCAATTCACGAAGAAACCAAGAAGATAATGGTGAAAATTGTAAATCCGACAAATGACGAAGTAATTAAGGAGATACCATCAGAGAAAATACTCGATATGGTAGCTAAGATTTGGGAGATGTCAGGTTTATTAGTAGACGAAAAGCGATAG
- the fliS gene encoding flagellar export chaperone FliS: protein MATSNPYQQYAQNKVFTATPGELTLMLYEGILKFCKRAKVAIEQKNIREANDALIRSQNIIRELKYTLKQEYEVGKQLAQLYDFMLNQLIEANIKKEAKLVDEVLGLAQELHDTWKEAIKLERQQRKQA from the coding sequence TTGGCTACAAGCAATCCATACCAACAATATGCACAGAATAAGGTTTTCACCGCTACACCAGGCGAATTAACATTGATGTTATATGAGGGAATTTTGAAATTTTGCAAACGTGCAAAGGTAGCAATTGAGCAAAAAAACATTCGCGAAGCGAATGACGCTTTGATTCGTTCGCAGAATATTATCAGAGAACTTAAATATACGTTAAAACAAGAATATGAAGTAGGGAAACAATTAGCTCAGCTCTATGATTTTATGCTCAATCAACTTATTGAGGCGAATATCAAGAAAGAAGCTAAATTAGTAGATGAAGTATTGGGGCTAGCTCAAGAGCTACATGATACATGGAAAGAAGCAATTAAGCTTGAAAGACAGCAACGAAAGCAGGCATAA
- a CDS encoding basic amino acid ABC transporter substrate-binding protein has translation MKKWTKLFVVMTLVLSLALVSVGCGSKDNTAPADGKKVFKVGTDAAYKPFEWTMPNGDIVGFDVDVIKAVAEAGGFEVQIEHKGWEGLFEAVNNGEIDMAVSAITITEERQKEYDFANAYFEATQLILVPEDSTIASLADLEGKNIGVQQGTTGDISVRSAFGKEYAGVKPFENTPFAIQALTIGQVDAVVADNVVVLEYIKANPNAKVKFVSDDAFEPEYYGYLVKKGNTELQQLLNESLQKIMDNGKYEEIYNTYFGK, from the coding sequence ATGAAAAAGTGGACAAAGCTTTTCGTAGTAATGACTTTAGTATTAAGTTTAGCTCTAGTTTCTGTTGGTTGTGGTTCTAAAGACAATACTGCACCTGCAGATGGTAAGAAGGTATTCAAAGTTGGAACTGACGCTGCATATAAGCCATTTGAATGGACTATGCCAAACGGCGATATTGTAGGTTTTGACGTTGATGTAATCAAGGCTGTAGCTGAAGCTGGTGGCTTTGAAGTGCAAATCGAACACAAGGGCTGGGAAGGTCTTTTTGAAGCTGTAAATAACGGTGAAATTGATATGGCAGTTTCTGCAATCACGATTACAGAAGAGCGCCAAAAGGAATATGATTTTGCAAATGCATATTTCGAAGCAACACAGTTAATTCTTGTACCTGAAGATTCTACGATTGCTTCATTAGCTGACTTAGAAGGTAAGAACATTGGAGTTCAACAAGGAACAACGGGTGATATTTCAGTTCGTAGTGCATTTGGCAAAGAATATGCTGGCGTGAAGCCTTTTGAGAACACTCCATTCGCGATTCAAGCGTTAACAATTGGTCAAGTAGATGCAGTTGTAGCAGATAACGTAGTTGTATTAGAGTACATCAAAGCAAACCCTAACGCAAAAGTTAAGTTTGTTTCTGATGATGCATTTGAGCCGGAATACTATGGCTATTTAGTGAAAAAAGGTAACACAGAATTACAACAACTTTTAAATGAATCTTTACAAAAAATTATGGACAATGGTAAGTACGAAGAAATTTACAATACTTACTTTGGTAAGTAA
- a CDS encoding amino acid ABC transporter permease, whose translation MYDFDWDVVIDYSPLFIKGVGMTVQLTTIGIIFGMILGLILAFMRLSKNPLFNWPATIYLNIFRGTPLFVQLLVIHLAAIPMIFGTSQGPFFSGSVALALNSAAYISEIFRAGIKSIDKGQMEAARSLGMTHWMAMREIILPQAVKRMIPPFGNEFIMLLKDSSLVAVIAVHDLTQAGRMVMAATFKPWEAYLPVAVLYLMLTLPLTYLVAYLERRLETK comes from the coding sequence ATGTACGATTTTGACTGGGATGTAGTCATAGATTACAGTCCTTTATTTATCAAAGGTGTTGGAATGACAGTTCAATTAACTACAATCGGGATTATCTTTGGGATGATTCTTGGTCTAATCTTAGCATTTATGCGATTATCAAAAAATCCTCTATTTAATTGGCCTGCTACTATATACCTTAATATTTTCCGCGGTACACCGCTTTTTGTACAATTATTAGTCATTCACTTAGCTGCAATTCCAATGATTTTTGGAACGTCTCAGGGACCTTTCTTTTCCGGCTCAGTGGCATTAGCACTCAATAGTGCAGCGTATATCTCGGAGATTTTCCGTGCAGGGATTAAGTCCATCGATAAGGGCCAAATGGAAGCTGCAAGATCTCTAGGTATGACCCATTGGATGGCAATGCGTGAAATCATTCTACCGCAAGCAGTGAAGCGAATGATTCCGCCGTTTGGGAACGAGTTCATTATGCTTCTTAAAGACTCGTCGCTAGTGGCTGTCATCGCGGTTCACGATTTAACACAAGCGGGACGTATGGTCATGGCAGCTACTTTTAAACCGTGGGAAGCGTACTTGCCTGTCGCTGTGCTTTACTTAATGTTGACTTTACCTCTTACTTATCTAGTGGCATATCTAGAAAGGAGGCTGGAAACGAAATGA